The proteins below come from a single Prochlorococcus marinus str. MIT 9215 genomic window:
- a CDS encoding putative selenate ABC transporter substrate-binding protein, protein MFNLKNFILSSSLLFSIFSSPSFSNPKVLKVGAIPDQNQDVLDKRFNLFTKELSKQLDLEVKYIPVINYVAAVTGFRTKNLDLVWFGGLSGVQARLQTPNSILIAQRDIDKEFKSVFIVNKNLKLNSISNIKGLKKLKNLRFTFGSENSTSGRLMPEYFLNQAGVEIKHFKGKKAGFSGSHDTTLAFVNSGAFDAGALNKQVWDNNLKNNPKRTSNLELFWITPEYVDYHWLAQGDLEDRFGEGFTKKLKSVILNLDIKKKSHKQILDMFNAKKFINAEAKQYKNIEEIGRKLNKIR, encoded by the coding sequence ATGTTTAATTTAAAAAATTTTATACTAAGTTCATCTCTATTATTTTCTATTTTTTCATCACCTTCATTTTCAAATCCCAAAGTTTTAAAAGTTGGAGCAATACCTGATCAAAACCAAGATGTTTTGGACAAAAGATTTAATTTATTTACAAAAGAATTATCCAAACAACTTGATTTAGAAGTTAAATACATTCCTGTTATTAATTATGTCGCAGCAGTAACTGGATTTAGAACTAAAAATCTAGATTTAGTTTGGTTTGGAGGTTTATCAGGAGTTCAAGCAAGATTACAAACTCCTAATTCAATTCTCATAGCTCAAAGAGATATTGATAAGGAATTTAAAAGTGTTTTTATAGTAAACAAAAATTTAAAACTTAACTCAATTTCAAATATTAAAGGACTTAAAAAACTAAAGAATTTAAGATTTACTTTTGGCTCTGAAAACTCAACTTCTGGGAGATTAATGCCAGAATATTTCTTAAATCAAGCAGGGGTAGAAATTAAACACTTTAAAGGGAAAAAAGCAGGTTTTAGTGGGAGTCATGATACCACTTTAGCTTTTGTTAATAGTGGGGCATTTGATGCTGGAGCTTTAAATAAACAAGTTTGGGATAACAATCTTAAAAATAATCCCAAAAGAACAAGTAATTTAGAATTATTCTGGATCACCCCAGAATATGTTGACTATCATTGGTTGGCTCAAGGAGATCTTGAAGATAGATTCGGAGAAGGGTTTACAAAAAAACTTAAATCAGTAATTCTCAATTTAGACATAAAGAAAAAATCACATAAACAGATATTAGATATGTTCAATGCAAAAAAATTTATTAATGCAGAAGCAAAACAGTATAAAAATATTGAGGAAATCGGGAGGAAATTAAATAAAATTAGATGA
- a CDS encoding pyridoxal phosphate-dependent aminotransferase has translation MSQINLSERALSIEPSLTLQISARANQLSAEGVDICNLSAGEPDFNAPKEVIEATSKAIFDGFTKYGPAAGNLDLRKAIANKLQIQNNLNFKFENVMITNGAKQAIYNLFQVLLNIGDEVIIPSPYWLSYPQMVRLAGGKPIFTNSSAEDGFKINIKDLKSKISSKTKFIIINSPNNPTGRIMSKEELMQIADLAREHPNINILSDEIYELILKKEFKHYSLSTLANDLKDRIFIINGFAKGWAMTGWRIGYLVGPKDVIKASSALQSQSTSNVCSFVQKGALEALKVNNEFFSMINSHYDQRRSLLYEGLKNINGIYIEEPNGAFYAFPRLPNSSITSVDFCNKVLQDFGLVVVPGKAFGADECIRISCAASEAKIKDGLDRFEKAISQYY, from the coding sequence GCGAGAGCAAATCAATTGTCGGCAGAAGGAGTAGATATCTGCAATTTAAGTGCAGGAGAACCTGACTTTAATGCCCCAAAAGAAGTTATAGAGGCTACAAGTAAAGCTATATTTGATGGATTTACAAAGTACGGTCCAGCAGCGGGCAATTTAGATCTCCGAAAAGCAATTGCAAATAAACTTCAAATTCAAAACAATTTAAATTTTAAATTTGAAAATGTAATGATCACAAATGGTGCTAAGCAAGCAATATATAATCTTTTCCAAGTTTTATTAAATATTGGAGACGAAGTTATTATTCCTTCTCCATACTGGTTAAGTTATCCTCAGATGGTTAGATTGGCAGGTGGAAAGCCAATTTTTACAAATTCTTCTGCGGAAGATGGATTTAAAATAAATATAAAAGATTTGAAGTCTAAAATTTCTTCAAAAACTAAATTTATAATTATAAATTCTCCTAATAACCCTACTGGAAGAATTATGTCAAAGGAAGAATTAATGCAAATTGCGGATTTAGCCAGAGAGCATCCAAATATCAATATTCTTTCTGATGAGATTTATGAACTAATCCTAAAAAAAGAATTTAAACACTACAGTTTATCTACACTAGCAAATGATTTAAAAGATAGGATTTTTATAATAAATGGTTTTGCGAAAGGATGGGCTATGACTGGCTGGAGGATAGGTTACTTAGTAGGTCCTAAAGATGTAATCAAAGCATCCTCAGCATTACAAAGTCAAAGTACAAGTAATGTTTGCTCTTTTGTTCAAAAAGGTGCTTTAGAGGCTTTAAAAGTTAATAATGAGTTTTTCTCAATGATAAATAGCCATTATGATCAAAGAAGAAGTCTTCTCTATGAGGGTCTTAAGAATATAAATGGGATTTATATTGAAGAACCTAATGGAGCATTTTATGCATTTCCAAGATTACCTAACTCCTCAATTACTTCTGTTGATTTCTGCAATAAAGTTCTTCAAGATTTCGGATTAGTAGTTGTACCTGGGAAAGCTTTTGGGGCTGATGAATGTATAAGAATATCTTGCGCAGCTTCAGAGGCTAAAATAAAAGATGGACTAGATAGGTTTGAAAAAGCAATTTCTCAATACTATTGA